From uncultured Roseateles sp., the proteins below share one genomic window:
- a CDS encoding DUF1501 domain-containing protein yields the protein MNANTLTRRTLLRQTLSAGLGSLGALTAQAQTASDYKALVCIFLMGGNDGHNMVVPLTPAAFSAYKTARPGLALPDNSATLLSVAARNGVPYGLNSGLSSLHPLWAQQKLAVVANMGMLVRPTTRAQYLAASVNLPSNLFSHSDQIVQMQAGDPNGAAGGTGWAGRIADASLARNSGTTFPPSISVAGSALFCAGKTVQSASLLPGFDLTPDGMAAWPASAASAKAQALQEILALDSGLAMVQTANRVRQDASALNGLLKSAGSSGGLGTAFPGTGIGQQLKQVAQIIKLRASTGIGRQVFFCSLGGFDTHSAQSWTQWDLLRQLSDAMLAFYNATGEMGVANQVTSFTASEFGRSLQPSGTGTDHGWGNHQLLLGGAVRGGELYGTFPTPALGGADDAGSRGVLIPTTALDQFGATLARWFGLSPAALLTVFPNLGNFAVSDLGFMS from the coding sequence ATGAACGCCAACACCCTCACCCGCCGCACCCTGCTACGCCAAACCCTGAGCGCCGGCCTGGGCAGCCTCGGAGCGCTGACCGCGCAAGCGCAGACCGCCAGCGACTACAAGGCCCTGGTCTGCATCTTTCTGATGGGCGGCAACGATGGCCACAATATGGTCGTGCCGTTGACGCCAGCCGCCTTCAGCGCCTACAAGACCGCCCGCCCCGGCCTGGCCCTGCCCGACAACAGCGCCACGCTGCTGTCGGTGGCCGCCCGCAACGGCGTGCCCTACGGCCTGAACAGTGGGCTGAGTTCGCTGCACCCGCTGTGGGCGCAGCAGAAGCTGGCCGTGGTGGCCAATATGGGCATGCTGGTGCGGCCGACGACGCGGGCCCAATACCTGGCGGCCAGCGTCAACCTGCCCAGCAATCTGTTCTCGCATTCGGACCAGATCGTGCAGATGCAGGCCGGCGATCCGAACGGCGCGGCCGGCGGCACCGGCTGGGCCGGGCGCATTGCCGACGCCAGCCTGGCGCGCAACAGCGGCACCACGTTTCCGCCCTCGATCTCGGTCGCCGGCTCGGCCCTGTTCTGCGCCGGCAAGACGGTGCAGTCGGCCAGCCTGCTGCCGGGTTTTGACCTGACCCCTGATGGCATGGCCGCCTGGCCCGCCAGCGCCGCCTCAGCCAAGGCGCAGGCCTTGCAGGAAATCCTCGCGCTCGACAGCGGCCTGGCCATGGTGCAGACGGCCAACCGCGTGCGTCAGGACGCCAGCGCGCTGAACGGCCTGCTCAAGAGCGCCGGCAGCAGCGGTGGGCTGGGCACGGCCTTCCCGGGCACCGGCATAGGCCAGCAGCTCAAGCAGGTGGCGCAAATCATCAAGCTGCGCGCCAGCACCGGCATCGGCCGCCAGGTGTTCTTCTGCTCGCTGGGCGGCTTCGACACCCATTCGGCGCAGAGCTGGACACAGTGGGATCTGCTGCGCCAGCTGTCGGACGCGATGCTGGCCTTCTACAACGCCACCGGCGAGATGGGCGTGGCCAACCAGGTCACCAGCTTCACCGCCAGCGAGTTCGGCCGCAGCCTGCAGCCCAGCGGCACCGGCACCGACCATGGCTGGGGCAACCACCAGCTGCTGCTGGGCGGGGCGGTGCGCGGCGGCGAGCTCTACGGCACCTTCCCGACCCCGGCGCTGGGCGGCGCGGACGACGCCGGTAGCCGCGGCGTGCTGATACCCACCACCGCGCTTGATCAGTTCGGCGCCACCCTGGCGCGCTGGTTCGGCCTGAGCCCGGCTGCGCTGCTGACGGTGTTCCCCAACCTGGGCAACTTCGCCGTCAGCGATCTCGGGTTCATGAGTTAG
- a CDS encoding radical SAM protein — protein MSAQPPRILSVIPPMTQLNTPYPSTAYLTGFLRSRGFDAVQEDLALALMLKLFSSEGLQALHGQIAAAPKRTARVDLFMQQYPRYLATLKPAMAFLQGRDSTLAHRICSRAFLPEGPRFESLDVYIDEDGGDPLAWAFGALGLQDKARHLATLYLNDLADVLRDAIDPRFEFVRYAEQLAQSQPTFDPLAEALAAPLNLVDETLRELTLAAIARHRPTLVLISVPFPGAVYAAFRIAQAIKAQDPTLVTVLGGGFVNTELRELSDARVFDYFDYVTLDAGERPLLALLDHLAGKRSQQRLVRTFVRTEGAVRYINLVEPDIAFAEVGTPTWDGLPLDQYLSLLDMLNPMHRLWSDGRWNKLTVAHGCYWKKCSFCDVSLDYISRYDGASAATLVDRVQAIVTETGQTGFHFVDEAAPPKALKALAAELMRRQVEISWWGNIRFEKTFSPELCQQLADSGCIAISGGLEVASDRLLTLMKKGVSVEQVARVTKGFSDAGILVHAYLMYGFPTQTVQDTVDALEYVRQLFEQGCIQSGFFHRFACTVHSPVGQDPAAYGVTLQPLPPVSFAKNDVGFHDPTGVDHDALGLALKKALYNYMHGIGLDEDVRSWFKGHVPKTQVHRHRIARALATNS, from the coding sequence ATGTCAGCCCAGCCCCCCCGTATCCTGTCCGTCATCCCCCCGATGACGCAGCTGAATACGCCGTATCCGTCCACCGCCTACCTGACCGGGTTTCTGCGCTCGCGGGGTTTCGATGCGGTGCAGGAGGACCTGGCGCTGGCGCTGATGCTGAAGCTGTTCTCCAGTGAGGGGCTGCAGGCCTTGCATGGGCAGATAGCGGCGGCACCCAAGCGCACGGCGCGGGTGGATCTGTTCATGCAGCAGTACCCGCGCTATCTGGCGACCTTGAAGCCGGCGATGGCCTTTCTGCAGGGGCGCGATTCGACCTTGGCGCACCGCATCTGCAGCCGTGCTTTTCTGCCCGAGGGTCCGCGCTTCGAGTCGCTGGATGTGTATATCGACGAAGACGGCGGCGACCCGCTGGCCTGGGCCTTTGGCGCCCTGGGCCTGCAGGACAAGGCCCGCCACTTGGCCACGCTGTATCTGAACGACCTGGCCGATGTGCTGCGCGACGCGATCGATCCGCGCTTCGAGTTCGTGCGCTATGCCGAGCAGCTGGCGCAGAGCCAGCCGACCTTCGATCCGCTGGCCGAGGCGCTGGCCGCGCCGCTGAATCTGGTGGACGAGACCCTGCGCGAGCTGACCTTGGCGGCGATTGCCCGCCACCGGCCGACGCTGGTGCTGATCTCGGTGCCGTTCCCCGGCGCCGTCTACGCCGCCTTCCGCATCGCCCAGGCGATCAAGGCGCAAGACCCGACCCTGGTCACCGTGCTGGGTGGTGGCTTCGTCAACACCGAGCTGCGCGAGCTGAGCGATGCCCGGGTGTTCGACTACTTCGACTACGTGACCCTGGATGCCGGCGAGCGGCCGCTGCTGGCGCTGCTGGACCATCTGGCCGGCAAGCGCTCGCAGCAACGGCTGGTGCGCACCTTTGTGCGCACGGAGGGTGCCGTGCGTTACATCAACCTGGTCGAGCCCGACATCGCCTTCGCCGAGGTTGGCACGCCGACCTGGGATGGCCTGCCGCTGGACCAATATCTGTCGTTGCTGGACATGCTGAACCCCATGCACCGGCTGTGGTCCGACGGGCGCTGGAACAAGCTCACCGTGGCGCACGGCTGCTACTGGAAGAAGTGCAGCTTCTGCGATGTGTCGCTGGACTACATCTCGCGCTACGACGGCGCCTCGGCCGCCACCCTGGTGGACCGCGTGCAGGCCATCGTCACCGAGACCGGCCAGACCGGCTTTCATTTCGTCGATGAGGCCGCTCCGCCCAAGGCCTTGAAGGCGCTGGCCGCCGAGCTGATGCGCCGCCAGGTCGAGATCTCCTGGTGGGGCAATATCCGTTTCGAGAAGACCTTCAGTCCCGAGCTGTGCCAGCAGCTGGCCGACAGCGGCTGCATTGCCATTTCGGGTGGCCTGGAGGTGGCCTCGGACCGATTGCTGACCTTGATGAAAAAAGGCGTTTCGGTGGAGCAGGTGGCGCGCGTCACCAAGGGCTTCTCGGATGCCGGCATCCTGGTCCACGCCTACCTGATGTACGGCTTTCCGACGCAGACGGTGCAGGACACCGTCGATGCGCTGGAATACGTGCGCCAGCTGTTCGAGCAGGGCTGCATACAGAGCGGCTTCTTCCACCGCTTTGCCTGCACCGTGCACTCGCCGGTGGGGCAGGACCCGGCCGCCTATGGCGTGACCCTGCAGCCGCTGCCGCCGGTGTCATTCGCGAAGAACGATGTCGGCTTCCACGACCCGACCGGCGTCGATCACGACGCGCTCGGTCTGGCGCTGAAGAAGGCGCTGTACAACTATATGCACGGCATCGGTCTGGACGAAGACGTGCGCAGCTGGTTCAAGGGCCACGTGCCCAAGACCCAGGTGCACCGGCATCGCATCGCCCGGGCGCTGGCCACTAACTCATGA
- a CDS encoding YciI family protein: MRFIITAQPSTETKATEQSSDFDADLFKAYMRFNEEMHQAGVLVASEGLNPAAPGARIAVANGKRYLVDGPFAESKELVGGFYLIEVSSLEEAIQWALRAPSGFGADDILEVRQLTGAGDLPPEMLKLINEAAPTWSASAWQSRDATS; encoded by the coding sequence ATGCGGTTCATCATCACGGCGCAGCCGAGTACAGAGACGAAGGCGACCGAACAATCGTCAGACTTCGATGCGGACCTCTTCAAGGCGTACATGCGCTTCAACGAAGAGATGCATCAGGCCGGCGTGCTTGTCGCCTCCGAGGGTCTCAATCCTGCAGCGCCAGGCGCCCGCATCGCGGTGGCCAATGGCAAGCGCTACCTGGTGGACGGGCCCTTCGCCGAGTCGAAGGAATTGGTCGGGGGCTTCTACCTCATCGAGGTAAGCTCGCTCGAAGAGGCGATTCAGTGGGCTCTGCGCGCTCCGTCCGGCTTTGGGGCGGACGACATCTTGGAGGTTCGTCAACTCACTGGCGCCGGAGATCTGCCGCCTGAAATGCTCAAGCTCATCAACGAGGCTGCGCCGACCTGGAGCGCTTCGGCATGGCAGTCGCGCGACGCGACCTCATGA
- a CDS encoding DUF2867 domain-containing protein, with protein sequence MTVAPCTLPTSTAIDRELVEQAFFADSYQVSLAHSSASVVDIFFAVFGHHPPWLKTALLVRHRVGAWFGLQAASTAEVMRPARAASYRVGQHIGPWPIYFLDEGELVAGRDNKHLDFRLSVLKHGSGPSASAVISTVCRTHNGFGRIYLLAIAPFHKWGVQRLIRRASQAGRL encoded by the coding sequence ATGACAGTCGCGCCCTGCACCTTGCCGACCAGCACGGCCATCGATCGAGAACTGGTGGAACAAGCGTTCTTCGCCGACTCGTACCAGGTCTCGCTCGCACACAGCAGCGCATCGGTTGTCGACATCTTCTTTGCAGTTTTTGGCCATCATCCGCCCTGGCTGAAAACTGCATTGCTGGTGCGTCATCGCGTCGGTGCCTGGTTTGGGCTACAGGCGGCCAGCACCGCCGAGGTCATGAGGCCGGCGCGAGCCGCAAGCTACCGTGTCGGGCAGCACATTGGCCCGTGGCCCATCTACTTCCTGGACGAAGGCGAGCTTGTTGCCGGTCGAGACAACAAGCACCTTGATTTCAGGCTGTCGGTTCTCAAGCACGGCAGCGGTCCATCAGCGTCTGCCGTGATTTCCACTGTCTGCCGCACCCACAACGGCTTCGGCCGGATCTATCTTCTTGCCATCGCTCCGTTTCACAAGTGGGGCGTGCAGCGATTGATTCGGCGAGCGTCTCAGGCCGGCAGGCTGTGA
- the garD gene encoding galactarate dehydratase, which produces MSETPLRAPLTIRMHADDNVAIVANDGGLAAGTLLPASVPGAGITLRDKVPQGHKVALADIAQGAVVRRYNVPIGYALKDIPAGSWVHERLLQMPAARALEGLPIATVRPPELAPLQGHTFEGYRNADGSVGTRNILAITTTVQCVAGVVAQAVARIKSELLPQYPNVDDVIGLEHSYGCGVAIDAPDAVIPIRTLKNISLNPNFGGEVMVVSLGCEKLQPDRLLPPGSFPINDERDPALGPETVCLQADHHVGFMSMLDDILQSAKPHLARLNARRRETIPASELVVGVQCGGSDAFSGVTANPAVGFCADLLVRAGATVMFSENTEVRDAVEQLTSRAATPEVAEAIIRELGWYDRYLDRGRVDRSANTTPGNKAGGLSNIAEKAMGSIIKSGTSAIAHVLAPGEKLKATQRGLVYAATPASDFICGTLQLAAGMNLHVFTTGRGTPYGLAECPVIKVATRSDLARRWHDLMDVNAGKVADGEASIEDLGWELFRLMLDVASGRRKTWAEHWKLHNSLVLFNPAPVT; this is translated from the coding sequence ATGAGCGAGACACCACTCCGCGCGCCGCTGACCATCCGCATGCATGCGGATGACAACGTCGCCATCGTTGCCAACGACGGCGGCCTGGCCGCCGGCACCCTGCTGCCCGCCAGCGTGCCCGGCGCCGGCATCACGTTGCGCGACAAGGTGCCGCAGGGCCACAAGGTGGCGCTGGCCGACATCGCTCAAGGCGCGGTCGTGCGGCGCTACAACGTGCCCATAGGCTATGCGCTGAAAGACATACCGGCCGGCAGCTGGGTGCATGAACGCCTGTTGCAGATGCCGGCAGCCCGTGCGCTGGAGGGTCTGCCCATCGCCACCGTGCGCCCGCCGGAGCTGGCGCCGCTGCAGGGCCATACCTTCGAGGGCTATCGCAATGCCGATGGCTCGGTGGGCACCCGCAACATCCTGGCCATCACCACCACCGTGCAATGCGTGGCCGGCGTGGTGGCCCAGGCGGTGGCCCGCATCAAGAGCGAGCTGCTGCCGCAGTACCCGAATGTCGATGACGTGATTGGCCTGGAGCACAGCTATGGCTGCGGCGTGGCCATCGACGCGCCCGATGCGGTGATACCGATACGCACCTTGAAGAACATCTCGCTGAACCCGAATTTCGGCGGCGAGGTGATGGTGGTCAGCCTGGGCTGCGAGAAGCTGCAGCCCGATCGTCTGCTGCCGCCGGGCAGTTTTCCGATCAACGATGAGCGCGACCCGGCGCTGGGCCCCGAGACCGTCTGCCTGCAGGCCGACCACCACGTCGGCTTCATGTCGATGCTGGACGACATCCTGCAAAGCGCCAAACCCCATCTGGCACGACTGAATGCGCGCCGCCGCGAGACGATTCCCGCGAGCGAGCTGGTGGTGGGCGTGCAGTGCGGTGGCAGCGATGCCTTCTCGGGCGTCACCGCCAACCCGGCCGTCGGCTTCTGCGCCGATCTGCTGGTGCGCGCCGGCGCCACCGTGATGTTCAGCGAGAACACCGAGGTGCGCGACGCCGTCGAGCAGCTGACCAGCCGCGCCGCCACCCCCGAGGTGGCCGAGGCCATCATCCGCGAGCTGGGCTGGTACGACCGCTACCTGGACCGCGGCCGCGTTGACCGCTCGGCCAACACCACGCCCGGCAACAAGGCCGGCGGCCTGTCCAATATCGCCGAGAAAGCGATGGGCTCCATCATCAAGAGCGGCACGTCGGCGATCGCCCATGTGCTGGCGCCCGGCGAGAAGCTGAAAGCCACGCAGCGCGGCCTGGTCTATGCCGCCACGCCGGCCAGCGACTTCATCTGCGGCACCTTGCAACTGGCCGCGGGCATGAACCTGCACGTCTTCACCACCGGCCGCGGCACGCCCTACGGCCTGGCCGAATGCCCGGTGATCAAGGTGGCGACGCGGAGCGACCTGGCCCGTCGCTGGCACGATCTGATGGATGTCAACGCCGGCAAGGTGGCCGACGGCGAGGCCAGCATCGAAGACCTGGGCTGGGAGCTGTTCCGCCTGATGCTGGACGTGGCCAGCGGCCGCAGAAAGACCTGGGCGGAGCATTGGAAGCTGCACAACTCGCTGGTGTTGTTCAATCCGGCGCCGGTGACTTGA
- a CDS encoding tripartite tricarboxylate transporter substrate binding protein — MQRRTLITVSLLAGLAGFSALAQAQDAWPAKPIKLVVPFAAGGTSDILGRLVGEKLQAALKQTVIVENRAGAGGVVGADAVAKSPADGYTLLLGTIASHAINPAMKPKMPYDANKDFAHVAMLGSISNVLLVGTDQPFKTVKDLIAAAKAKPDGIAFASAGQGSSQHMSGELFKLLAGADLAHVPYKGSAPAIQDVIGHQIPSSFETVTVALPHIQAGKVRALAVTSAQRSSALPNVPTMQEAGVPGFDVSSWQAMYAPAGTPAAIVTRLNSEIEKILAMPDVKAKLETLGLVHSALTPAQFADFNRSEIAKWTRVAREGKVQLD, encoded by the coding sequence ATGCAACGCCGCACCCTGATCACCGTTTCGCTGCTGGCTGGCCTCGCCGGTTTCTCCGCGCTGGCGCAGGCGCAGGACGCCTGGCCGGCCAAGCCGATCAAGCTGGTCGTGCCCTTCGCCGCGGGTGGCACCAGCGACATCCTGGGCCGTCTGGTCGGCGAGAAGTTGCAGGCGGCGCTGAAGCAGACGGTGATCGTCGAGAACCGCGCCGGCGCGGGCGGGGTGGTCGGGGCCGATGCGGTGGCCAAGTCGCCGGCCGATGGCTACACCCTGCTGCTGGGCACCATCGCCAGCCATGCCATCAACCCGGCGATGAAGCCCAAGATGCCCTATGACGCGAACAAGGACTTTGCCCATGTCGCGATGCTGGGCAGCATCTCCAATGTGCTGCTGGTCGGCACCGATCAGCCGTTCAAGACCGTCAAGGACCTGATTGCCGCCGCCAAGGCCAAGCCCGACGGCATCGCCTTTGCCAGCGCCGGCCAGGGCAGTTCGCAACATATGTCGGGCGAGTTGTTCAAGCTGCTGGCCGGCGCCGATCTGGCCCATGTGCCCTACAAGGGCAGCGCTCCGGCGATCCAGGACGTGATCGGCCACCAGATCCCCAGCAGCTTCGAGACCGTCACCGTGGCCCTGCCGCATATCCAGGCCGGCAAGGTCAGGGCGCTGGCTGTGACTTCGGCCCAGCGCAGCAGCGCACTGCCCAATGTGCCGACGATGCAGGAGGCCGGCGTGCCGGGTTTCGATGTGTCCAGCTGGCAGGCGATGTATGCCCCGGCCGGCACGCCGGCAGCCATCGTCACCCGGCTGAACAGCGAGATCGAGAAGATACTGGCCATGCCCGACGTGAAGGCCAAGCTGGAAACGCTGGGCCTGGTTCACAGCGCGTTGACGCCGGCCCAGTTTGCCGACTTCAACCGTTCGGAAATAGCCAAGTGGACGCGCGTCGCCCGCGAAGGCAAGGTACAGCTGGACTGA
- the kdgD gene encoding 5-dehydro-4-deoxyglucarate dehydratase, with translation MSPQELKTVLQAGLLSFPLTDFDSALNFAPKPYAERLEWLQPYGASALFAAGGTGEFFSLEPGEFSEVIKVALDTCRGRTPIIAGAGGGTTLAIKYAQEAAALGAQGILLLPHYLTEGSQTGLIAHVESVCKSVKIGVIVYNRGACKLTPASLLVLAQRCPNLIGFKDGFGDIEKFVAIRQTLGERFAYLGGLPTAELFAGAYKAMGCPVYSSAVFNFIPKTAMDFYNAHAAGDTATCDRLIRDFFLPYIALRNQGEGYAVSIVKAGATLVGHSAGPVRPPLSDLLPAEVDQLGHLISKLGPQ, from the coding sequence ATGTCGCCCCAAGAGCTCAAGACCGTGTTGCAGGCCGGCCTGCTGTCCTTCCCGCTGACCGATTTCGACAGCGCCTTGAACTTCGCGCCCAAGCCCTATGCCGAGCGCCTGGAGTGGCTGCAGCCCTATGGCGCCTCGGCCCTGTTCGCTGCCGGGGGCACCGGTGAGTTCTTCTCGCTGGAACCGGGCGAATTCAGCGAAGTGATCAAGGTCGCGCTGGACACCTGCCGCGGCCGCACCCCCATCATTGCCGGCGCCGGTGGCGGCACCACCCTGGCCATCAAGTATGCGCAGGAGGCTGCAGCGTTGGGCGCCCAGGGCATTCTGCTGCTGCCCCACTACCTGACCGAGGGCAGCCAGACCGGCCTGATCGCGCATGTGGAGTCCGTGTGCAAGAGCGTCAAGATCGGTGTGATCGTCTACAACCGCGGCGCCTGCAAGCTGACACCGGCCAGCCTGCTGGTGCTGGCCCAGCGCTGCCCGAATCTGATCGGTTTCAAGGACGGCTTCGGCGACATCGAGAAGTTCGTCGCCATCCGCCAGACCCTGGGCGAGCGCTTCGCCTATCTGGGCGGCCTGCCCACGGCCGAGCTGTTTGCCGGCGCCTACAAGGCGATGGGCTGCCCGGTCTATTCGTCGGCGGTGTTCAACTTCATCCCCAAGACTGCGATGGACTTCTACAACGCCCATGCCGCCGGTGACACCGCCACCTGCGACCGGCTGATACGCGACTTCTTCCTGCCCTATATCGCGCTGCGCAACCAGGGCGAGGGCTATGCGGTGTCCATCGTCAAGGCCGGTGCGACACTGGTGGGGCACAGCGCGGGGCCGGTGCGCCCACCGCTGTCTGACCTGCTGCCGGCCGAGGTCGATCAGCTGGGCCATTTGATCTCCAAGCTCGGCCCACAATAA
- a CDS encoding tripartite tricarboxylate transporter substrate binding protein, which produces MNKLLTSLMLGVIAATAALGAQAQAWPDKPVTLVVPFPPGGSTDSVARAIGPKLSEKLHQTFVVDNKAGATGTIGAAQVKRAPADGYTFMVTSLGPLVIAPHLVKAVQYDALQDFDLITIAVQAPNVLVVPAASPHKTLADVIAYEKAHPDKMTFASSGNGSSDHLTAELFWQQTGTSGSHIPYKGGAPAISDLLGGQVDASFQNVNAVLQHIKGGKLRALAVTGEKRSPVLPEVPTMAEAGVKNVDVYSWQAVVAPKGLPADVRGKFHAAVIAALNDAQIKQQFTSVGLEVVGNSPAQFAAFQKQEFARWKKVIDTGKITAD; this is translated from the coding sequence GTGAACAAGCTGTTGACTTCGCTGATGTTGGGCGTCATCGCCGCCACCGCAGCGCTGGGCGCCCAAGCCCAGGCCTGGCCCGACAAGCCCGTCACCCTGGTCGTGCCCTTCCCGCCGGGCGGATCGACCGATTCGGTGGCCCGCGCGATCGGCCCCAAGCTGAGCGAGAAGCTGCACCAGACCTTCGTCGTCGACAACAAGGCCGGCGCCACCGGCACCATAGGCGCGGCCCAGGTCAAGCGCGCGCCGGCCGATGGCTACACCTTCATGGTCACCTCGCTGGGCCCGCTGGTGATCGCGCCGCACCTGGTCAAGGCCGTGCAGTACGACGCGCTGCAGGACTTCGACCTGATCACCATCGCCGTGCAGGCGCCCAACGTGCTGGTCGTGCCGGCCGCGTCGCCGCACAAGACGCTGGCCGATGTGATTGCCTACGAAAAAGCCCACCCGGACAAGATGACCTTCGCGTCGTCCGGCAACGGCTCCAGCGACCATCTGACGGCCGAGTTGTTCTGGCAGCAGACCGGCACCAGCGGCTCGCACATACCGTACAAGGGCGGCGCGCCGGCCATCTCCGACCTGCTGGGCGGCCAGGTCGATGCCTCGTTCCAGAATGTCAATGCCGTGCTGCAGCACATCAAGGGCGGCAAGCTGCGCGCATTAGCCGTCACCGGGGAGAAACGTTCACCGGTGCTGCCCGAGGTGCCGACGATGGCCGAGGCCGGCGTCAAGAACGTCGATGTCTACTCGTGGCAGGCGGTGGTCGCGCCCAAGGGCCTGCCGGCCGATGTGCGCGGCAAGTTCCATGCGGCCGTGATCGCAGCGCTGAACGATGCGCAGATCAAGCAGCAGTTCACCTCGGTCGGGCTCGAGGTCGTCGGCAATTCGCCGGCCCAGTTCGCCGCCTTCCAGAAGCAGGAATTTGCGCGCTGGAAGAAGGTCATCGACACCGGCAAGATCACCGCCGACTGA
- the gudD gene encoding glucarate dehydratase yields the protein MSTSSTPLITALRVIPVAGRDSMLLNLSGAHGPFFTRNLLILTDSAGRTGVGEVPGGEKIRQTLEDAAELIVGQPLGSQQRLLQQVQQQFADRDSGGRGLQTFDLRTTIHAVTAIESALLDLLGQHLNVPVAALLGEGQQREAVEMLGYLFFVGDKAATDLPYHAEPGADNDWFRLRHEKAMTPAAVVRLAEAARERYGFNDFKLKGGVLRGDEEVEALRALHERFPTARVTLDPNGGWLLKDAIRLMRDMRGVVAYAEDPCGAEDGFSGREVMAEFRRATGLPTATNMVATDWRQLAHALALQSVDIPLADPHFWTMAGSVRVAQTCRDWGLTWGSHSNNHFDVSLAMFTHVGAAAPGRVTAIDTHWIWQDGQRLTQDPLQIVGGHVQVPKKPGLGVELDMVEVEKAHQLYLQHGLGSRDDAMAMQYLIPGWTFNPKRPALDR from the coding sequence ATGAGCACCTCCTCCACCCCCTTGATCACCGCGCTGCGCGTGATCCCCGTTGCCGGCCGCGACAGCATGCTGCTCAATCTGAGCGGCGCCCACGGTCCCTTCTTCACCCGCAATCTGTTGATACTGACCGACAGCGCCGGCCGCACCGGCGTGGGCGAGGTGCCCGGCGGCGAAAAGATACGCCAGACCCTGGAAGACGCGGCCGAGCTGATCGTCGGCCAGCCGCTGGGCTCGCAGCAGCGCCTGCTGCAGCAGGTGCAGCAGCAGTTCGCCGACCGCGACTCGGGCGGTCGCGGCCTGCAGACATTTGATTTGCGCACCACCATCCATGCGGTCACGGCGATCGAGTCGGCGCTGCTCGATCTGCTGGGCCAGCACCTCAATGTGCCGGTCGCCGCCCTGCTGGGCGAAGGCCAGCAGCGCGAGGCGGTGGAGATGCTGGGCTATCTGTTCTTCGTCGGCGACAAGGCGGCCACCGATCTGCCCTACCACGCCGAGCCCGGCGCCGACAACGACTGGTTCCGCCTGCGCCACGAAAAGGCGATGACGCCTGCGGCCGTGGTGCGCCTGGCCGAGGCCGCCCGCGAGCGCTACGGCTTCAACGACTTCAAGCTCAAGGGCGGCGTGCTGCGCGGCGATGAGGAGGTCGAGGCTTTGCGCGCGCTGCACGAGCGCTTTCCTACCGCACGCGTGACGCTGGATCCGAACGGCGGCTGGCTGCTCAAGGATGCGATACGGCTGATGCGCGATATGCGTGGCGTCGTCGCCTATGCTGAAGATCCCTGCGGTGCCGAGGACGGCTTCTCCGGCCGCGAGGTGATGGCCGAGTTCCGCCGCGCCACCGGCCTGCCCACGGCCACCAATATGGTCGCCACCGACTGGCGCCAGCTCGCTCACGCGCTGGCGCTGCAAAGCGTCGACATCCCGCTGGCCGACCCGCATTTCTGGACCATGGCCGGCTCGGTGCGCGTGGCCCAGACCTGCCGCGACTGGGGCCTGACCTGGGGCTCGCACTCGAACAACCACTTCGATGTGTCGCTGGCCATGTTCACGCATGTCGGCGCCGCAGCACCGGGCCGCGTGACGGCGATAGACACGCACTGGATCTGGCAGGATGGCCAGCGCCTGACCCAGGACCCGCTGCAGATCGTCGGCGGCCATGTGCAGGTGCCCAAGAAACCCGGCCTCGGCGTCGAGCTCGATATGGTCGAGGTCGAGAAAGCCCACCAGCTCTATCTGCAGCACGGCCTCGGCTCGCGCGACGATGCGATGGCCATGCAATACCTGATTCCCGGCTGGACCTTCAATCCCAAGCGCCCCGCGCTCGATCGCTAG